In a genomic window of Onychostoma macrolepis isolate SWU-2019 chromosome 08, ASM1243209v1, whole genome shotgun sequence:
- the hyal3 gene encoding hyaluronidase-3 isoform X3, producing MTHNFETSTGSFVSVSAAGMLLRSSIPHSILTLALSVILSPINPVQNMVEGMESVIGRRGFSVIWNIPTARCQRRYGVSLPLRQFNIIHNSQQRFQGQNMSIFYQRRLGLYPYINRQGSKVNGGLPQQGSLKAHLSLAEAQINEVLRHTFSGLAVLDWEAWQPIWMWNFGTRIVYRKISKKLVRWKHPDMSEEEVKSEAKAEFELGARLFMEETLRLGVRLCPEGLWGFYGFPSCYNNQGQGQSGYTGQCHNGTEILNDRLAFLWQHSTALYPSIYLWRKLAGHVHAQLMVRHRVLEAFRVASQHSPGTEALPVFPYARVAFTHTLAFLNQTDLEHTLGESAALGAAGVVLWGELSFAKSKRQCALLRDYISSELGEYVAALQAGVRNCSKRMCNNQGRCARRDPHSGKAELRE from the exons ATGACACACAATTTTGAAACATCAACTGGCAGTTTTGTCTCTGTGAGCGCTGCAG GCATGCTTCTGAGATCATCTATTCCCCATTCCATCCTCACCTTAGCCCTGTCAGTCATTTTGTCTCCCATCAACCCTGTTCAGAATATGGTTGAGGGGATGGAGTCTGTCATCGGGAGACGTGGCTTTTCAGTGATCTGGAATATACCTACTGCTCGGTGTCAGCGTCGATATGGAGTCTCCCTGCCGCTGCGCCAATTCAACATCATTCATAACTCACAGCAGAGATTTCAGGGTCAAAATATGAGCATATTTTATCAGCGCCGTCTGGGTCTTTATCCCTACATCAACCGTCAAGGCTCAAAGGTCAATGGTGGCCTGCCTCAACAAGGATCCCTGAAGGCTCACCTATCATTGGCTGAGGCGCAGATCAATGAAGTGTTGAGACACACGTTCAGTGGATTAGCCGTGCTAGATTGGGAAGCATGGCAGCCCATATGGATGTGGAACTTCGGGACAAGAATTGTATATAGGAAAATTTCCAAAAAGCTGGTTAGGTGGAAACATCCAGATATGTCAGAGGAAGAAGTGAAATCCGAGGCGAAGGCGGAGTTTGAATTAGGAGCAAGACTGTTTATGGAAGAGACTCTGCGCCTTGGTGTTCGCCTCTGCCCAGAGGGATTATGGGGGTTTTATGGGTTTCCCAGTTGTTATAACAATCAAGGCCAAGGGCAGAGCGGATACACGGGGCAGTGCCACAATGGAACAGAGATTCTGAATGACAGACTGGCGTTTCTATGGCAACACTCTACCGCCTTGTATCCCAGCATTTATTTGTGGCGTAAGCTGGCCGGACATGTACACGCTCAACTCATGGTGAGACACCGTGTACTTGAGGCCTTCCGAGTGGCATCCCAGCATTCACCTGGCACTGAAGCACTTCCTGTTTTTCCCTATGCCAGAGTGGCGTTCACACACACATTGGCGTTTCTGAATCAG ACGGATTTGGAGCACACACTAGGTGAGAGTGCTGCTTTAGGGGCCGCTGGAGTCGTGTTATGGGGCGAGCTGAGTTTTGCAAAGTCTAAG CGGCAGTGCGCTCTCCTGCGTGATTACATTAGCTCAGAATTAGGAGAGTATGTCGCCGCCCTGCAGGCCGGTGTGAGGAACTGCAGTAAGAGAATGTGTAACAACCAGGGACGCTGCGCTCGACGGGACCCTCACTCAG
- the hyal3 gene encoding hyaluronidase-3 isoform X2, with protein MLLRSSIPHSILTLALSVILSPINPVQNMVEGMESVIGRRGFSVIWNIPTARCQRRYGVSLPLRQFNIIHNSQQRFQGQNMSIFYQRRLGLYPYINRQGSKVNGGLPQQGSLKAHLSLAEAQINEVLRHTFSGLAVLDWEAWQPIWMWNFGTRIVYRKISKKLVRWKHPDMSEEEVKSEAKAEFELGARLFMEETLRLGVRLCPEGLWGFYGFPSCYNNQGQGQSGYTGQCHNGTEILNDRLAFLWQHSTALYPSIYLWRKLAGHVHAQLMVRHRVLEAFRVASQHSPGTEALPVFPYARVAFTHTLAFLNQTDLEHTLGESAALGAAGVVLWGELSFAKSKRQCALLRDYISSELGEYVAALQAGVRNCSKRMCNNQGRCARRDPHSGYMISIHGTHEALPLSDMRSKFKCVCYEGWGGEHCEQRIS; from the exons ATGCTTCTGAGATCATCTATTCCCCATTCCATCCTCACCTTAGCCCTGTCAGTCATTTTGTCTCCCATCAACCCTGTTCAGAATATGGTTGAGGGGATGGAGTCTGTCATCGGGAGACGTGGCTTTTCAGTGATCTGGAATATACCTACTGCTCGGTGTCAGCGTCGATATGGAGTCTCCCTGCCGCTGCGCCAATTCAACATCATTCATAACTCACAGCAGAGATTTCAGGGTCAAAATATGAGCATATTTTATCAGCGCCGTCTGGGTCTTTATCCCTACATCAACCGTCAAGGCTCAAAGGTCAATGGTGGCCTGCCTCAACAAGGATCCCTGAAGGCTCACCTATCATTGGCTGAGGCGCAGATCAATGAAGTGTTGAGACACACGTTCAGTGGATTAGCCGTGCTAGATTGGGAAGCATGGCAGCCCATATGGATGTGGAACTTCGGGACAAGAATTGTATATAGGAAAATTTCCAAAAAGCTGGTTAGGTGGAAACATCCAGATATGTCAGAGGAAGAAGTGAAATCCGAGGCGAAGGCGGAGTTTGAATTAGGAGCAAGACTGTTTATGGAAGAGACTCTGCGCCTTGGTGTTCGCCTCTGCCCAGAGGGATTATGGGGGTTTTATGGGTTTCCCAGTTGTTATAACAATCAAGGCCAAGGGCAGAGCGGATACACGGGGCAGTGCCACAATGGAACAGAGATTCTGAATGACAGACTGGCGTTTCTATGGCAACACTCTACCGCCTTGTATCCCAGCATTTATTTGTGGCGTAAGCTGGCCGGACATGTACACGCTCAACTCATGGTGAGACACCGTGTACTTGAGGCCTTCCGAGTGGCATCCCAGCATTCACCTGGCACTGAAGCACTTCCTGTTTTTCCCTATGCCAGAGTGGCGTTCACACACACATTGGCGTTTCTGAATCAG ACGGATTTGGAGCACACACTAGGTGAGAGTGCTGCTTTAGGGGCCGCTGGAGTCGTGTTATGGGGCGAGCTGAGTTTTGCAAAGTCTAAG CGGCAGTGCGCTCTCCTGCGTGATTACATTAGCTCAGAATTAGGAGAGTATGTCGCCGCCCTGCAGGCCGGTGTGAGGAACTGCAGTAAGAGAATGTGTAACAACCAGGGACGCTGCGCTCGACGGGACCCTCACTCAGGTTACATGATCTCTATACATGGTACCCATGAAGCTCTTCCTCTCAGTGACATGAGGTCAAAGTTCAAGTGTGTCTGTTACGAAGGATGGGGAGGAGAACACTGCGAGCAAAGAATTTCCTAA
- the hyal3 gene encoding hyaluronidase-3 isoform X1 encodes MTHNFETSTGSFVSVSAAGMLLRSSIPHSILTLALSVILSPINPVQNMVEGMESVIGRRGFSVIWNIPTARCQRRYGVSLPLRQFNIIHNSQQRFQGQNMSIFYQRRLGLYPYINRQGSKVNGGLPQQGSLKAHLSLAEAQINEVLRHTFSGLAVLDWEAWQPIWMWNFGTRIVYRKISKKLVRWKHPDMSEEEVKSEAKAEFELGARLFMEETLRLGVRLCPEGLWGFYGFPSCYNNQGQGQSGYTGQCHNGTEILNDRLAFLWQHSTALYPSIYLWRKLAGHVHAQLMVRHRVLEAFRVASQHSPGTEALPVFPYARVAFTHTLAFLNQTDLEHTLGESAALGAAGVVLWGELSFAKSKRQCALLRDYISSELGEYVAALQAGVRNCSKRMCNNQGRCARRDPHSGYMISIHGTHEALPLSDMRSKFKCVCYEGWGGEHCEQRIS; translated from the exons ATGACACACAATTTTGAAACATCAACTGGCAGTTTTGTCTCTGTGAGCGCTGCAG GCATGCTTCTGAGATCATCTATTCCCCATTCCATCCTCACCTTAGCCCTGTCAGTCATTTTGTCTCCCATCAACCCTGTTCAGAATATGGTTGAGGGGATGGAGTCTGTCATCGGGAGACGTGGCTTTTCAGTGATCTGGAATATACCTACTGCTCGGTGTCAGCGTCGATATGGAGTCTCCCTGCCGCTGCGCCAATTCAACATCATTCATAACTCACAGCAGAGATTTCAGGGTCAAAATATGAGCATATTTTATCAGCGCCGTCTGGGTCTTTATCCCTACATCAACCGTCAAGGCTCAAAGGTCAATGGTGGCCTGCCTCAACAAGGATCCCTGAAGGCTCACCTATCATTGGCTGAGGCGCAGATCAATGAAGTGTTGAGACACACGTTCAGTGGATTAGCCGTGCTAGATTGGGAAGCATGGCAGCCCATATGGATGTGGAACTTCGGGACAAGAATTGTATATAGGAAAATTTCCAAAAAGCTGGTTAGGTGGAAACATCCAGATATGTCAGAGGAAGAAGTGAAATCCGAGGCGAAGGCGGAGTTTGAATTAGGAGCAAGACTGTTTATGGAAGAGACTCTGCGCCTTGGTGTTCGCCTCTGCCCAGAGGGATTATGGGGGTTTTATGGGTTTCCCAGTTGTTATAACAATCAAGGCCAAGGGCAGAGCGGATACACGGGGCAGTGCCACAATGGAACAGAGATTCTGAATGACAGACTGGCGTTTCTATGGCAACACTCTACCGCCTTGTATCCCAGCATTTATTTGTGGCGTAAGCTGGCCGGACATGTACACGCTCAACTCATGGTGAGACACCGTGTACTTGAGGCCTTCCGAGTGGCATCCCAGCATTCACCTGGCACTGAAGCACTTCCTGTTTTTCCCTATGCCAGAGTGGCGTTCACACACACATTGGCGTTTCTGAATCAG ACGGATTTGGAGCACACACTAGGTGAGAGTGCTGCTTTAGGGGCCGCTGGAGTCGTGTTATGGGGCGAGCTGAGTTTTGCAAAGTCTAAG CGGCAGTGCGCTCTCCTGCGTGATTACATTAGCTCAGAATTAGGAGAGTATGTCGCCGCCCTGCAGGCCGGTGTGAGGAACTGCAGTAAGAGAATGTGTAACAACCAGGGACGCTGCGCTCGACGGGACCCTCACTCAGGTTACATGATCTCTATACATGGTACCCATGAAGCTCTTCCTCTCAGTGACATGAGGTCAAAGTTCAAGTGTGTCTGTTACGAAGGATGGGGAGGAGAACACTGCGAGCAAAGAATTTCCTAA